Part of the Petroclostridium xylanilyticum genome, ATCCTTACCATCACATCGAATGTAGTATATGGTAAAAAGACAGGGTCCACACCCGATGGCAGAAAAAAAGGCGAACCCTTTGCACCCGGTGCTAATCCTTTACACGGTAGAGATCAAAAAGGGCTTCTCGCAGTTCTCAACTCCTGCAGCAAGCTTCCCTATGAATACTGCCGGGATGGAATTTCTGTAACCATCACAATCGTACCAAAAGCCCTGGGGAACACATTAGATGTAAGGGTAAATAATTTATGCGCTATCCTTGATGGATATTTTTCAAAAGATGCACATCATCTTAATGTCAACATTATAGATAAAGAAATTCTTCTGGATGCCATGAATAATCCAGGAAAATACCCTCAACTCACAGTACGGGTATCAGGTTATGCGGTTCATTTTAATAAACTGAACAGGTATCAGCAAGAAGAAGTAATTATGAGGACATTTTACGATAGGGTTTAACTAATAAAATTCGATTTAATTCCTTTGCCAAAAGGAATATTTTTTTGCCTTCTCTTTTATTTATTTCCCTAAGGCATACACTAGTCGTTATCTTATAAATCCACGTGAACAAAGGCGCATTGTTCCACCCGCAGAGTTTCTAAGTATAGAACTTCCAAGGCTTGTGCATCTTTGTCCACTGTTTTTTGCGCAAGCTATTTCCTTAATAATAAAAAATGGAGGTTAGAAGATTATTTCACTTCTTCCCCCACCTTTTAATGGACCTTTAATATCCCATATATCCGCCGTACGGACTGTATCCATATCCAGGTCCGTAATAACCGTAACCATACCCTGGATAACCGTAAGTTCCTCTTCTCCTTAATAATTCTCTAATGAGCAGGATGGCTATTAATGCCCTAAGCAATCCTCTCGGTCCAAAAAACTGTTCTGTTTCACTTTCTGATTGTATACCATAATCTCTCATCATATCCGGATGACTCATTCTGAGCTCTTCAACTATCTCATCTGTCATTTGTTCTACCATTTCATAGCTTGGATATGGCTGCATCATTGGATTGTAAGGTGTATCCATCATTTCACATTTTCTTCGAACCATGGGGTGAATAACATAATATATATCTGGATATCTCATTGGTTCATAATCCATCATACCTGGATAATACTGCTGAATATAATTTTGATAATAACCATAATTCATATTATATAAACCTCCTTTCTATTTTTAAAAGTCGTGTATATACCCCATTATCATTATATGGACTTATGTCAATATGGTGACATTTTTTAATTAGAGATACAGATTAAAAATATTGTCCTATTAAAGAAAGATAAAAAAAGAGATTTATGCAATAGTAAATACATAAACCTCTTTCTTATTTTAAATTTTTTTATCTATATCTGTATCTTTATCTCTTACTAATGTACCACTTCTTTTCCAATAGAATGTTCAAAATTAAATTGGGCTTCGACATGGGGACGGTTCCTCAGTCGCATGAAAAGCACATTCGACAGACAAACCGTCCCCAAGTCGCATCCCTTCTTCCTGCTAAACCGGACTTTTTTTGTGGTTTCGGTTTTACTCCCCACTCCCCACTGTCCACTCCCCACTATTTTCATACTAACCCCTATGATCCGCTTCAACAGGTCACAAATACTAATGAAAATAGCATAAAACCTGAAGCTCGCAGTTTTCTTCGAGCTCCAAGCTCCGAACACCGGGCTATTTTCATATATTTATTACGTTAAGGAACACATACTTCTATGTTAACATTATGTTAACTATATTCCTAGAGGAAATAGGTGGAGGAAAAAGCAAGGATATTGATGTTTAGTCAAATAGCATTTGGAGCAGCAGGTTCTGTGATTTCCTGCACCTGAGGCTTCTCAGGTGACCCTTGAGGCTGCTGACTTTGTTCTGGTGTTTTTGGTTGTTGGTTTTGCTCAGGTTTTTGATTATTTTGATCGTTTGTCTTTGGTTCGGTCGCTTGCACTACCTTTTTGGTACCTCTCGCTTCTATCTGTTCAAGAGGTCTGTAGGTACTCCTTGAAATCAGCTTTTTACTGATTACTTTTCCATCTTGCTTTATAATCTTATAGGTATCTACTACAAATCCGTTGCTACCTTTTTGCTGTATAACGGTTTTGCCTTCTTCCAAATTTGGATCATCTACATATTTTACTGTAAATGGTATGGTTTGTACGATTATATTTTCTATACTTACTGATTTTCCTATTACCTCATTTGTTCCCCAGATTTCAAATGTAACCTGCCCCCCTTTTAACTTGGATACCAGCTTTATAGGCCATGCGGTATTATTTCTAAATTTAAAATCCAATAACCCATATGCTACGGCTGCATCCTGCCCAATAGGAACATATGCAACCGTCATAGAATGGTTTACCCTATTAATTACTTCAAGGTCGGAAAAAAGTACAGCATTATATAGTGTTGAGGAAACCTGGCATATTCCTCCTCCAATACCATCTATAATCTTTCCTCCCACATAGACTTTAGCATTTTGGTATCCTAATTCCGGTGTTCTTTCTCCAACCACCTCATTATACGAAAAAACATCTCCGGGCCCTAGTACAATACCATTAATTTCATTAGCTGCCAGTAATATGTTATGGCTCCTTTCAACATAATTTACATTGAAAGAAGTTGTATACTGGGACAGTCTATCTCTAAAAAGCTTTAATTCAAGCTCTTCTTTCACTATTTCAGGCTGAACTACTGTAAGAGGAATAAAAAACTCTTCCCCCTCTGACTGATGGCTATCAATTATTTTCTTTGCCTCTTCTTTATTGAAACGTCTTCCTGTAATATGAGGAACAATATTAATACGGTAATCTTTGACTTGATAATAGGCATTTGCAGGCTCTACACATATTTGTCTATAAAGTTCATCTACGTCTATATCTTTCGGCTTGATTATCTCTGCAATTAACTGAATGCTGTCGGAATCCCCAGACATAATAGTTTCTAATACCGTATCTGCAGCCTGAGATAAATTAATTTTCT contains:
- a CDS encoding VanW family protein, with protein sequence MDGQMQSRQLQQQDSRHINSRIIKYGLIYFFIIFIITSTLIGFGAYNILAYPNVYAGVYINDVYVGGETRESIAAKLIEKYQSALESKTITITSKGKVKQFSCKEIDAAYDIDEAISQAFNVGRVGNPIKRLFTISSIKKNNVIIPLEIQADMEKIKSKIKELADQVDIPVKEYETKVEKDRLKIINGTHGEKINLSQAADTVLETIMSGDSDSIQLIAEIIKPKDIDVDELYRQICVEPANAYYQVKDYRINIVPHITGRRFNKEEAKKIIDSHQSEGEEFFIPLTVVQPEIVKEELELKLFRDRLSQYTTSFNVNYVERSHNILLAANEINGIVLGPGDVFSYNEVVGERTPELGYQNAKVYVGGKIIDGIGGGICQVSSTLYNAVLFSDLEVINRVNHSMTVAYVPIGQDAAVAYGLLDFKFRNNTAWPIKLVSKLKGGQVTFEIWGTNEVIGKSVSIENIIVQTIPFTVKYVDDPNLEEGKTVIQQKGSNGFVVDTYKIIKQDGKVISKKLISRSTYRPLEQIEARGTKKVVQATEPKTNDQNNQKPEQNQQPKTPEQSQQPQGSPEKPQVQEITEPAAPNAI